A window of Amaranthus tricolor cultivar Red isolate AtriRed21 chromosome 8, ASM2621246v1, whole genome shotgun sequence genomic DNA:
AAGTCTGAACATTGAATAGTTGGAAATCATGCCTCAACCAGTGAAATCAGACCTCCTGACCTGATAATTGTTTAGTTATTTGGTACTGTTTAACTGTGGACTTAATGGAAGAAAGCACTGTCCGGAAAACCAACTTTTTTGGTTCTGAATTGAGTCAATTTCCCAATTACTGACATGTTAAATGCGTGTGTACGGGCCTGCTCCAAAGTCCAAACTTCATTTTACTAGAAcaaaattgatttattagtcATATCATACATCAAATGCTTCTAAAATCATTTTAACTTCTAATTCCATAACCTATATGCAGAACGATGATATAACAGCTAACAACTCGCCGATGGTGAAAAGAATTAAACTCGCACATTCTTTCAGTGGCTCGGGTAATGCCACATTATTGAATTCTTctgtattaaaatcaaaagagtGGATAATTCTTGGATCACCCAAAAGAGTGGATAATTCTTGGATCACCTTCAGTAAACCAATATACTATCCATCCACAAAAAACGTATTTGTTATAAGAAAAAGGGACCCTTAATGAAGTCCAAGCATCGACATTCATTGGATTGATTTTAATAGTCCAAAGGTGATTTCTAAGTGAATAAACTGCCATGGCGGCCTCATACTCATTACCATTAATGATGGTACGAAGCTGATAGGCAAGCACCTTATAATCATCACAAGAGGTGGAAAATCCTATAACATAATTAGGAATTTGAAAGGGAGTAACAATTGGACAAGGTGgaagaataaaaaattttctgaGGAAGGGATTCCACAAATATATACCCTTTTGACGATCACCATATAAGCTCAGTAAAAATAACCCATTGCAGACTGAATAAGTCCATGGTATTGTAAAATCAGCAGAAAAAGGAGCAAGAAGAGTAACTGTGATTGAATTCTGATCGTTGGTAACACGTCGTAGGTAGAATCGTCCAGAACGAATTGATGTAATCAGTAAATGGGAGTTTTTGGAATGGTGTTTATTGTAAAGATCGCGATGCTTGGAGATGAAATAAGGGGACTCGATGTAAGTGCGCCAGGATGTGCACACTGCCCGGAATTTCACTAGAGTTTTCACAGGAAACATAGCCAAAATGTGggttattatatcaaatggaagaTCAAAGGAAGTGcttgttttcatgattttgttgttaggcaaacaagaaaacaaatatcagagaaagaaagaaagaaagaaagtagGACGAATGGGATCAAATAGGCAAAGAAATTAATGAAAGTGCTACTCATGATTTTATTATATACAACTTACAATACCAACAAACAATCTTGTAGCCTTGTATATAAT
This region includes:
- the LOC130821717 gene encoding putative F-box/kelch-repeat protein At1g12870, translated to MKTSTSFDLPFDIITHILAMFPVKTLVKFRAVCTSWRTYIESPYFISKHRDLYNKHHSKNSHLLITSIRSGRFYLRRVTNDQNSITVTLLAPFSADFTIPWTYSVCNGLFLLSLYGDRQKGFSTSCDDYKVLAYQLRTIINGNEYEAAMAYIGLLKVIQELSTLLGDPRIIHSFDFNTEEFNNVALPEPLKECASLILFTIGELLAVISSFCI